One Candidatus Hydrogenedentota bacterium genomic window carries:
- a CDS encoding trehalose utilization protein ThuA, producing the protein MAEGIRVTLWNEGRHEKTMPRVAELYPDGMHRAIGRSLEGKPGIASVRCVALDDPGQGLTDEILADTDVMTWWGHCAHDDVTEENAAKVQQRVLEGMGLIVLHSGHLSKPFVRLMGTGCCLKWREHGEHGEKERLWVVDPAHPIVEGLPDHFELPNTEMYGEPFGIPKPDDLVFISWFQGGEVFRSGCCWHRERGKVFYFRPGHETFPIYHDARVLRVIYNAVRWAAPVRMESPPVQGNTEPLEPLP; encoded by the coding sequence ATGGCGGAAGGCATTCGTGTGACGTTGTGGAACGAGGGGCGGCATGAGAAGACCATGCCGCGGGTCGCGGAACTGTATCCCGACGGGATGCACCGGGCGATTGGGCGGTCTCTGGAGGGAAAACCGGGCATCGCCTCGGTGCGCTGCGTGGCGCTGGACGACCCCGGGCAGGGGCTCACGGACGAGATTCTGGCGGACACGGATGTGATGACGTGGTGGGGCCACTGCGCCCATGACGACGTCACGGAGGAGAACGCGGCGAAGGTCCAGCAGCGGGTGCTGGAGGGCATGGGACTCATCGTGCTGCACTCCGGACACCTGTCCAAGCCTTTTGTCCGACTCATGGGCACCGGATGCTGCCTGAAATGGCGGGAGCACGGGGAGCACGGCGAGAAGGAGCGGCTGTGGGTGGTGGACCCCGCGCACCCGATTGTGGAGGGACTGCCGGACCACTTCGAACTGCCGAACACGGAAATGTACGGCGAGCCGTTCGGCATCCCGAAACCGGACGACCTGGTGTTCATCAGCTGGTTCCAGGGCGGCGAGGTCTTTCGCAGCGGATGCTGCTGGCACCGGGAACGCGGCAAGGTCTTCTACTTCCGCCCGGGCCATGAGACCTTCCCGATCTACCACGACGCGCGCGTGCTGCGCGTGATCTACAACGCCGTGCGCTGGGCCGCCCCGGTCCGCATGGAAAGCCCGCCCGTGCAGGGGAACACCGAGCCCCTCGAACCGCTGCCCTGA